A genomic stretch from Helianthus annuus cultivar XRQ/B chromosome 1, HanXRQr2.0-SUNRISE, whole genome shotgun sequence includes:
- the LOC118491449 gene encoding chloroplastic import inner membrane translocase subunit HP30-2-like, which translates to MADEMKHEFEFEGRLKKGFSEVKGRLKQIEKWVPEPIAAAVTGAVKGAVVSVFFDICFMHNTSTLQFPLTSAEQEYLSSFGKYQPVIQTLILESGWERARNLAFAGGASSGILCAMKKLRGKEDVLARMAAAFGCMTTMSLVMGLRGPEVISFGAMFALWSGGMFKVCEKLSKVKADDVSYDKTRDKFSCIGLGIDHHGMNFNTGFFTSNALALLTDHRQEGGEERRQVEMVPLMSFEDKISVIW; encoded by the exons ATGGCTGATGAGATGAAGCACGAGTTTGAGTTTGAGGGTAGACTTAAGAAAGGGTTTTCAGAGGTGAAGGGTAGACTAAAACAAATTGAAAAATGGGTTCCAGAACCCATTGCAGCTGCCGTCACCGGCGCCGTGAAAGGAGCCGTTGTCAGCGTCTTTTTCGATATTTGCTTCATGCATAATACATCTACTCTTCAGTTTCCATTGACTTCTGCTGAGCAagag TATCTTTCTAGTTTTGGAAAGTATCAGCCAGTGATTCAGACTTTGATCCTAGAATCGGGATGGGAACGCGCTCGTAATCTCGCGTTTGCTGGGGGTGCTAGTTCGGGCATATTATGTGCCATGAAGAAATTAAGAGGCAAGGAAGATGTGCTGGCACG TATGGCGGCAGCTTTTGGTTGCATGACCACCATGTCATTAGTGATGGGTTTGAGAGGCCCGGAAGTAATTTCTTTTGGTGCTATGTTTGCTCTCTGGTCTGGTGGAATGTTTAAG GTGTGTGAGAAGTTATCAAAGGTAAAAGCTGACGATGTGTCTTATGATAAAACAAGAGACAAGTTTTCTTGTATTGGTCTTGGTATTGATCATCATGGAATGAACTTTAACACGGGCTTCTTCACTAGCAACGCTCTCGCATTGCTTACTGATCACAGGCAA GAAGGAGGCGAAGAACGGAGGCAAGTGGAAATGGTTCCGCTGATGAGCTTTGAAGATAAAATTTCAGTGATCTGGTAA